In the Naumovozyma dairenensis CBS 421 chromosome 4, complete genome genome, one interval contains:
- the NUT2 gene encoding mediator complex subunit NUT2 (similar to Saccharomyces cerevisiae NUT2 (YPR168W); ancestral locus Anc_7.524): MMPTDTDATSQPNDQSSNNETLEKLHEELATTEQQVGSIIESFIELGVSIYDFPGTDEGTQGMITNLKRNVDRLAKLNQRSNDPTSQLNNISIPFEVFQYIEDGRNPDIYTREFVEAIRRSNQYQRAKMNSLKQLRDSLAEKITEEFPDMENNVKDILQRTDAKR; encoded by the coding sequence ATGATGCCGACTGACACTGATGCTACAAGTCAACCGAATGATCAAAGTAGCAACAATGAAACTTTGGAAAAACTTCATGAAGAATTGGCAACAACAGAACAACAAGTAGGATCTATTATTGAATCATTTATCGAATTAGGTGTATCGATATATGATTTCCCTGGAACAGATGAAGGAACTCAAGGAATGATaacaaatttgaaaagaaatgtTGACCGATTAGCTAAATTGAATCAAAGAAGTAACGATCCAACTTctcaattaaataatattagtaTCCCATTTGAAGTGTTTCAATATATCGAAGATGGTAGAAATCCTGATATTTATACAAGAGAATTTGTTGAAGCCATTAGAAGATCTAATCAATATCAAAGAGCCAAAATGAATAGTTTGAAACAGTTAAGGGATTCTCTAGCGGAGAAGATTACTGAAGAATTTCCAGATATGGAAAATAATGTCAAAGATATACTGCAAAGAACAGACGCAAAACGATAA
- the NBP1 gene encoding Nbp1p (similar to Saccharomyces cerevisiae NBP1 (YLR457C) and YPR174C; ancestral locus Anc_7.531): MFQAMRQLLNDLFNKNGSKSSIERQRRSRHEARKNRRNIRHERSTRQNKYGTPRPNYNECRRRSVIHHDISDFAAGESDARRLHARNTPQPYENALARKSINRHRISKPIIAHNKLSKNKGSTFLASLKRVFSSEEEDLLKLKETCDNITKIIPHNKHLRSDEQSIIRNRVVQSEAFKRKLKEIQYDKTLLQQLQGTKLVDDISTKKNYNKNVSGNISDDRVFLLVEKNRELNQTLNETTKELNIIKKNLRFANEKIRLLQSLLSDVDDDHVIWDKKRDVTDNYPKLTSRKENADATARGRNENQRRYNNLSDNKIYKNDFDSFPHSVNETQKRNNDSLSPIRIDFTKYSDIT; this comes from the coding sequence ATGTTCCAAGCAATGCGACAGCTGCTCAACGATctatttaataaaaatggaTCCAAGTCTAGCATTGAAAGGCAACGCCGGAGCAGACACGAAGCTCGGAAGAACAGAAGAAATATACGTCATGAAAGAAGTACAAGGCAGAATAAGTATGGTACTCCTCGCCCCAACTATAATGAATGTAGACGTCGCAGTGTTATTCATCATGATATATCTGATTTTGCAGCTGGTGAATCTGATGCTAGAAGGTTACATGCCCGAAATACCCCGCAACCATATGAAAATGCTTTGGCTAGGAAAAGTATCAATAGACATAGAATCAGTAAACCGATAATCGCTCACAATAAACTTTCGAAAAATAAAGGTTCTACGTTTTTAGCTTCATTGAAACGAGTCTTCTCTTCggaggaagaagatttGCTGAAGTTGAAGGAAACATGCGATAATATTACAAAGATTATTCCTCATAACAAACACCTTCGGTCAGATGAACAATCCATAATTAGAAATAGAGTTGTTCAGAGTGAAGcatttaaaagaaaattgaagGAGATACAATACGATAAGACATTGTTACAACAGTTACAAGGAACAAAATTGGTAGATGATATTtcaacaaagaaaaattataataaaaatgtttcTGGGAATATATCTGATGATAGGGTATTTTTATTAGTCGAAAAAAATAGAGAATTAAACCAAACCTTGAATGAAACCACTAAGGAGCTTAAcataattaaaaaaaatcttCGATTTGctaatgaaaaaatcagACTTTTACAATCTTTATTGAGTGATGTAGATGATGACCATGTGATCTGGGATAAGAAAAGGGATGTAACAGATAACTACCCTAAATTGACATCGAGGAAAGAAAATGCGGATGCTACTGCGAGAggaagaaatgaaaacCAACGTCGATATAATAATCTCTCAgacaataaaatatataaaaatgaCTTTGATAGCTTTCCTCATAGTGTAAATGAGACtcagaaaagaaataacgATTCATTATCACCGATTAGGATTGACTTTACGAAATATTCTGATATCACCTAA
- the PDP3 gene encoding Pdp3p (similar to Saccharomyces cerevisiae YLR455W; ancestral locus Anc_7.528) codes for MTGSTVTTEFKTGDLVLCKVGSFPPWPAIVFPQRLLRNDVYKKRKLNCVAVCFFNDPTYYWEQPHRLRPLNKTIINQFLKEGYKNVTQKDLIEAYKQASKYSNLKRFIKSRFTDENRINDLTVEESNNGSIIAGEDPFLGKKGDGRNLKVTAVAQRSKRRKSTHAYDKDDDDESDDTDSAEPIIDGDTTSINKKKHDHYNIEKSNKVHTKLDRSRRIEICLLFRRRIQKNLIQRDTPPTQDEIKESHKLLNKMHDNLDNDPPFFDVESLKHSKIYKLLKVIVNNDDLEEFHPICKDILNKWSSLIQQIKLEKNANEKSDQRKPGVDKQVGISTNTRS; via the coding sequence ATGACCGGTAGCACTGTCACGACTGAGTTTAAAACCGGTGACCTGGTTCTTTGCAAAGTTGGTTCATTCCCACCCTGGCCCGCCATTGTATTTCCTCAAAGATTACTCCGAAATGACGTTTATAAGAAACGAAAACTAAATTGTGTGGCtgtttgtttctttaaCGATCCAACATATTATTGGGAACAACCTCATCGTTTGCGTCCCTTGAATAAAACGATCATAAATCAGTTCCTAAAGGAAGGTTACAAAAACGTTACTCAGAAGGATTTAATTGAGGCGTATAAGCAAGCttccaaatattcaaatttgaaacgATTTATTAAGTCTAGGTTTACTGATGAAAATAGAATAAATGACTTAACTGTGGAAGAATCAAATAATGGTTCAATAATCGCTGGCGAAGATCCATTTTTGGGCAAAAAAGGTGATggaagaaatttgaaagtaACTGCTGTTGCACAACGTTCGAAACGACGTAAATCTACGCATGCCtatgataaagatgatgacgatgagAGTGACGATACCGATTCAGCAGAACCAATTATCGATGGTGATACTACTTCtataaacaaaaagaaacatgatcattataatattgaGAAATCTAATAAGGTTCATACTAAGTTAGATAGATCAAGAAGAATAGAGATATGTCTTTTGTTCCGTCGAAGGATTCAGAAGAATTTGATACAGAGAGATACTCCCCCCACTCAAGACGAAATTAAAGAGTCTCATAAATTGTTAAATAAAATGCATGACAATTTGGACAACGATCCACCTTTTTTTGATGTCGAATCATTAAAACATAGTAAAATATACAAGTTATTAAAAGTGattgttaataatgatgatttggaAGAGTTCCATCCAATTTGTAAAGATATCTTAAACAAGTGGAGTAGCctaattcaacaaataaaattggaaaagaaCGCCAACGAGAAATCTGATCAACGCAAACCAGGTGTAGATAAACAAGTAGGTATTAGCACTAACACAAGAAGCTGA
- the NDAI0D00140 gene encoding pyridoxamine 5'-phosphate oxidase family protein (similar to Saccharomyces cerevisiae YLR456W and YPR172W; ancestral locus Anc_7.529): MSTEDRFPKQLLDLIKTSKYVHVATSSIDGIPSVSLMNYIYVPREKNYSPNIDDKDYIILATFDDTEKYENIVNNPRISLLFHDWITANNLSLRKTSISNLQASMEPPSDRLNNLLEDLNQDELNQMSATIKGFAEVLDPESNESLFYRRLLLAANPDADISY, from the coding sequence atgTCCACTGAAGACCGATTTCCTAAACAACTTTTAGATTTGATCAAAACGTCCAAGTACGTTCATGTGGCAACTTCATCTATAGACGGAATTCCATCAGTATCactaatgaattatatatatgtcccaagagaaaaaaattatagtCCCAATATAGATGATaaagattatattatattagCAACTTTTGATGATACCGagaaatatgaaaatatagTTAACAATCCaagaatatcattattatttcatgATTGGATAACTGCAAACAATCTCTCGCTAAGGAAGACCAGTATATCTAACCTTCAGGCTTCAATGGAACCCCCTTCGGATAgattgaataatttattgGAAGATTTAAATCAAGATGAATTAAACCAAATGAGTGCCACAATCAAAGGATTCGCTGAAGTGCTTGATCCAGAATCAAATGAGTCACTCTTTTATAGAAGACTACTATTGGCAGCAAACCCAGACGCTGACATTTCATATTAG
- the NDAI0D00180 gene encoding Rho family protein (similar to Saccharomyces cerevisiae RHO1 (YPR165W); ancestral locus Anc_7.520), with translation MNQQNTASIRRKLTVVGDGSCGKTCLLIVFSKGQFPEVYVPTVFENYVADVDIDGRHVELALWDTAGQEDYDRLRPLSYPDSNVILICFSVDIPDSLENVQEKWIAEVLHFCQGVPIILAGCKVDLRNDPQVIEALRAEGQQPVTTAEGQEVAEQIGAAGYYECSAKTGFGVREVFEAATKAALAGKTKTNGKSKKNKKKNNGDKKKKKCVLL, from the coding sequence ATGAATCAACAGAATACTGCCAGTATCAGACGTAAATTAACTGTTGTCGGTGACGGTAGTTGTGGGAAGACATGTCTATTAATAGTCTTTTCCAAAGGTCAATTCCCTGAAGTTTATGTCCCAACAGTTTTCGAAAATTATGTTGCAGATGTCGATATTGATGGTCGTCATGTCGAATTAGCTCTTTGGGATACAGCAGGACAAGAAGATTATGATAGATTAAGACCTCTATCTTATCCAGATTCTAATGttattttgatttgtttCTCTGTAGATATACCTGATTCTTTAGAAAATGTTCAAGAAAAATGGATAGCAGAAGTACTACATTTCTGTCAAGGTGTACCAATCATCTTGGCTGGTTGTAAAGTGGATTTAAGAAATGATCCACAAGTTATTGAAGCATTAAGAGCAGAAGGTCAACAACCTGTTACTACTGCAGAAGGTCAAGAAGTCGCTGAACAAATTGGTGCAGCTGGATATTATGAATGTTCTGCAAAGACAGGTTTCGGTGTCAGAGAAGTCTTTGAAGCTGCAACTAAAGCTGCTCTTGCCGGTAAAACCAAGACAAATGGtaaatcaaagaaaaataaaaagaagaacaatggtgataagaaaaagaaaaaatgtgTATTATTATAG
- the NDAI0D00160 gene encoding uncharacterized protein (similar to Saccharomyces cerevisiae YPR170W-B; ancestral locus Anc_7.526), producing the protein MKAIVSSGKAWFCTILSAFGVVILSVIAYLFNNNHESFVGSINDPEDGPAVAHTVFLAALVYLIFFVFCGFQLYVGRKKPSVQLH; encoded by the exons ATGAAGGCTATTGTTTCT TCCGGAAAGGCTTGGTTTTGTACTATTTTATCGGCATTCGGGGTAGTCATTCTTTCCGTAATTGCTTAtctattcaataataatcacGAATCATTTGTCGGTTCCATAAATGATCCTGAAGATGGACCAGC AGTTGCACATACTGTTTTCTTAGCTGCATTAGtatatctaatattttttgtattttgcGGATTCCAATTATATGTTGGTAGGAAAAAACCATCTGTCCAACTTCATTGA
- the NDAI0D00120 gene encoding uncharacterized protein (similar to Saccharomyces cerevisiae SEC23 (YPR181C); ancestral locus Anc_7.537): MDFDANEDANGIRFSWNIFPSPASKVEVGKSVVPTGCLYTPLKELPEGQILHYNPVVCSTPHCKAIFNPYCAINTNNNTWTCPLCLGGNNLRTNYSNMTQETMPMELISNTVEYITNKPVQVPPIFFFVIDLNIEKDNLEALRQSISTSLSLLPPNAMIGLITYNNIVQLHDFSPSPINKCNVFRGDKEYTLSDLTKILTGTNTPNNMGNIPSAAPTNNSLNRFFLPLEQIEFKLNQILENVIADNWPIPNGHRPLRGTGSALNIATLLLQGCYKNAAARIILFASGPGTMAPGLIVSPELKDPLRSHHDIDSENASHYKKACKYYSQLTDRVVENGHTVDIFAGCYDQIGMSEMQKLTDSTGGVLLLTDSFSTAIFKQSYLRLFSKDEEGYLNMAFNGELCVKTNNKLKLHGLIGHAAPVKKTDAKNISDTQIGIGGTSTWKMAALSPHHTYAIYFDVMSMDVANGNANGNAMNQQQSQAFIQIITNYQHASGYHRTRVTTIANNVLATGTAQNQQIMYSFDQEAAIVLMARIAVFRTNFDDALSIAKWIDTTSIKFCKMYADYNKNDPESFRLAANFTLYPQFIYYLRRSQFLSVFNNSPDETAFYRHIFTREDTTNSLIMIQPTLTSYSMEEDPQPVLLDSISVRPNTILLLDTFFFILIYHGEQIAQWRKAGYQDQPEYSDFKSLLEEPKLDAADILVDRFPLPRFIDTEAGGSQARFLLSKLNPSSHYQNGNLNSATVVLTDDVSLQDFMIRIQTLTVESKN; this comes from the coding sequence atggatTTTGATGCTAATGAAGATGCCAATGGGATCAGATTTTCATGGAACATCTTTCCTTCCCCAGCCTCTAAGGTTGAAGTAGGTAAAAGTGTGGTTCCTACTGGTTGTTTATATACTCCTCTGAAAGAGCTGCCTGAAGGTCAGATCTTACATTACAATCCAGTCGTCTGTTCGACTCCACATTGTAAGGCCATCTTCAACCCATATTGTGCCATTAACACAAATAACAACACATGGACATGTCCTTTATGTCTTGGCGGGAATAATTTACGAACAAATTACTCAAATATGACTCAAGAGACTATGCCTATGGAATTAATATCTAATACAGTAGAATATATCACTAATAAACCTGTCCAAGTTCCACCaatctttttctttgttattgatttgaatattgaaaaagataatTTAGAAGCATTAAGACAGTCAATAAGTACTTCACTATCTTTATTACCACCAAATGCTATGATAGGTTTAATCACTTACAATAATATTGTTCAACTACATGATTTTTCCCCTTCCCCCATCAATAAATGTAATGTCTTTAGAGgtgataaagaatatacATTATCTGACTTAACGAAAATATTGACTGGTACAAATACTCCTAATAATATGGGTAACATTCCTAGTGCAGCACCAACTAACAACTCTTTAAATAGATTTTTCCTGCCATTGgaacaaattgaatttaaattgaatcaaattttagaaaatgTTATCGCTGATAATTGGCCAATCCCAAATGGTCATAGACCATTGAGAGGAACTGGTTCTGCCTTAAATATAGCTACTTTATTATTGCAAGGTTGTTATAAAAATGCGGCAGcaagaattattttattcGCTTCAGGCCCTGGTACTATGGCACCGGGTCTAATCGTTAGTCCCGAACTAAAAGATCCTTTAAGATCACATCATGACATTGATTCTGAAAACGCTTCTCATTATAAAAAAGCTTGTAAATATTACAGCCAATTGACGGACAGGGTTGTGGAAAATGGGCACACAGTGGATATATTTGCTGGTTGTTATGATCAAATTGGTATGTCAGAAATGCAAAAATTGACAGATTCAACTGGTGGTGTCTTATTATTAACAGATTCATTCTCAACTGCCATCTTCAAACAATCATATCTAAGATTATTCTCTAAGGATGAAGAAGGTTATTTGAATATGGCATTCAACGGTGAATTATGTGTTAagacaaataataaattaaaattacaTGGATTAATTGGTCATGCTGCTCCAGTTAAAAAAACAGATGCAAAAAATATTAGTGACACTCAAATTGGTATAGGTGGTACTTCTACATGGAAGATGGCCGCATTATCCCCTCATCATACGTATGCCATTTATTTCGACGTTATGAGTATGGATGTTGCCAATGGTAACGCTAACGGTAATGCTATGAATCAACAGCAGAGTCAAGCgtttattcaaatcataACAAACTATCAGCATGCTTCTGGTTATCATCGTACTAGAGTCACCACTATTGCTAACAACGTGTTAGCTACTGGTACTGCAcaaaatcaacaaattATGTATTCATTTGATCAAGAGGCAGCAATTGTGCTCATGGCTAGAATTGCTGTATTTAGAACAAATTTTGACGATGCATTATCAATTGCTAAATGGATTGATACAACATCTATCAAATTTTGCAAAATGTACGCTGATTACAATAAAAATGACCCAGAATCTTTCCGTTTGGCAGCTAATTTTACCTTATATCCtcaatttatttactaTCTAAGAAGGTCTCAATTTTTAAGTGTCTTTAATAACTCACCTGATGAAACTGCCTTCTATAGACATATATTCACAAGAGAAGATACTactaattcattaattatgATCCAACCAACGTTAACTTCCTATTCGATGGAAGAAGATCCACAACCTGTATTATTAGACTCTATTTCAGTTAGACCAAATACGATATTACTATTGGatacatttttctttatattgaTATATCACGGTGAACAAATAGCACAGTGGAGAAAAGCTGGATATCAAGATCAACCAGAATACAGTGATTTCAAATCTCTCTTAGAGGAACCTAAATTAGATGCCGCAGATATCTTAGTGGATAGGTTCCCATTACCTAGATTTATTGATACGGAAGCGGGTGGATCACAAGCAAGATTCTTACTTTCCAAATTAAATCCTTCATCACACTATCAAAATGGGAATCTAAATAGCGCTACTGTTGTCTTGACAGATGATGTCTCTTTACAAGATTTCATGATACGTATACAAACTCTAACGGTTGAAAGTAAAAACTGA